The following proteins come from a genomic window of Lachnoclostridium phytofermentans ISDg:
- a CDS encoding glycoside hydrolase family 2 TIM barrel-domain containing protein: protein MKADLTWLDNPEVFRVNQLAAHSDHPFYKSKEEMELSTSEVPFSQNFTEKNSLLQSLNGTWQFRYSVSAKERPEYFYQEDFIGSDFDEIAVPCHIELAGYDKIHYINTMYPWEGHYYRRPAYCLGNDSLRGTFSEASYNPVGSYRKRFDIEKGLLGKRVCISFEGVEQAMYIWLNGQFIGYAEDSFTPSEFDLTPYIKEKDNILAVEVHKRSTAAFLEDQDFFRFFGIFRNVTLYAKPEIHIEDMWVKPQLNEDNSSGKLGLELKISNRIELGTITLKVQDDNHKIILEKSIEAKEKVSYESNVIENIIPWSYKNPYLYTVNLEVYDNSGCLVEIVPYRIGFRRIEIKDKLILLNGKRLIINGVNRHEWSQTSGRCINLSDMQTDMKLILQNNINAVRTSHYPNQIPWYYLCDVSGIYVMSETNLESHGSWQKLGAIEPSWNMPGSILQWKEAVVDRARTNFETFKNHTSILFWSLGNESYAGDNIESMNQFFKENDASRLVHYEGVVNNRAYESTISDVESRMYASSKQIEEYLESDPAKPFILCEYMHDMGNSLGGLKSYIDLIPRYEMYQGGFIWDFIDQALLVKDEISGEMVLRYGGDFDDRPSDYEFSGDGIVFADRTEKPSVQEVKYYYGLYQS from the coding sequence ATGAAGGCAGATTTAACATGGTTGGATAACCCAGAAGTGTTTCGTGTCAATCAGTTAGCAGCTCACAGTGATCACCCTTTTTACAAGAGTAAGGAGGAGATGGAACTAAGTACTTCCGAGGTTCCCTTTAGTCAGAATTTTACCGAGAAAAACTCCTTACTACAATCGTTAAATGGTACGTGGCAGTTTCGATATTCTGTGAGTGCAAAAGAAAGACCAGAGTATTTTTATCAAGAAGATTTTATCGGAAGCGACTTCGATGAAATTGCGGTTCCATGTCATATTGAGTTAGCAGGTTATGATAAAATACATTATATTAATACGATGTATCCATGGGAAGGCCATTACTATCGAAGACCGGCGTATTGTTTAGGAAATGATAGTTTGAGAGGAACCTTTAGTGAGGCTTCTTATAATCCGGTTGGATCTTATCGGAAACGCTTTGATATAGAGAAAGGCTTACTTGGAAAAAGAGTGTGCATAAGTTTTGAAGGCGTAGAACAAGCAATGTATATCTGGTTAAATGGGCAATTTATTGGTTATGCAGAAGATAGTTTTACCCCTTCCGAATTTGATTTAACACCTTACATAAAGGAAAAAGATAATATTTTAGCGGTAGAAGTTCATAAAAGAAGTACGGCCGCTTTTCTTGAAGATCAGGATTTCTTCCGATTCTTTGGTATCTTTCGAAATGTTACCTTGTATGCAAAACCTGAGATACATATTGAAGATATGTGGGTTAAACCACAATTAAATGAAGATAACTCTTCAGGAAAACTTGGACTTGAGTTAAAGATATCGAATCGGATTGAATTAGGGACGATAACACTTAAGGTTCAAGATGATAATCATAAAATTATACTTGAAAAAAGCATAGAAGCGAAAGAAAAAGTTAGTTATGAATCAAATGTAATAGAGAATATTATTCCTTGGTCATATAAAAATCCATATTTATATACGGTAAATCTTGAAGTATATGATAACAGTGGATGCTTAGTTGAAATTGTACCATATAGAATAGGATTTCGAAGGATTGAAATCAAGGATAAACTTATACTTCTCAATGGAAAACGACTAATAATTAATGGTGTGAACCGCCATGAGTGGAGTCAGACCAGTGGAAGATGTATTAATTTATCTGATATGCAGACAGATATGAAACTGATTCTTCAAAATAATATTAATGCTGTTCGTACCAGCCATTATCCAAATCAGATACCTTGGTATTATCTTTGTGATGTTAGTGGCATCTATGTCATGTCTGAGACGAACTTAGAATCTCATGGCTCATGGCAAAAGTTGGGAGCTATAGAACCTTCTTGGAATATGCCGGGTAGTATTCTACAGTGGAAAGAAGCCGTAGTTGACCGTGCGAGAACTAATTTTGAAACCTTTAAGAATCATACCTCAATACTATTTTGGTCCCTAGGGAATGAATCCTATGCAGGAGATAATATCGAGAGTATGAATCAATTCTTTAAAGAAAATGATGCTAGTAGACTTGTACATTATGAAGGAGTAGTGAATAACAGAGCTTATGAATCTACTATATCCGATGTAGAGAGCCGTATGTATGCGTCTTCTAAACAAATAGAAGAATATTTGGAATCAGATCCAGCAAAACCTTTTATTTTATGCGAATATATGCATGATATGGGAAATTCTTTGGGTGGGCTGAAATCATATATTGACTTGATACCTCGTTATGAGATGTATCAAGGTGGATTTATTTGGGATTTTATCGATCAAGCATTATTAGTAAAGGATGAGATATCAGGTGAGATGGTACTTCGATACGGAGGAGACTTCGATGACAGACCTTCTGACTATGAATTCTCAGGAGATGGAATCGTATTTGCAGATAGAACAGAAAAACCATCAGTACAGGAGGTGAAATATTACTATGGATTGTATCAATCATAA
- a CDS encoding beta-galactosidase small subunit — MDCINHKDSDKLQIVYGDVVLGVHGNGFHYLFSYQVGGLESLVIDGKEWLYRSPKPTFWRATTCNDRGNGFPLRSGMWLSADCFIRCSEITLKIDGEEKKPQIAPDNNQYSSEEFTSNVSITFTYETITVPSTTVDVEYEVLPSGIINVNVHYHGNATLPELPVFGMRFIMPTKATSYRYEGLSGETYPDRMAGGLEGIYEIEGLPVTKYLVPQDCNVHMKTKWVEVYRNTTKNNSDHDNQKFGLKISSINKEFAFSCIPYTALELENATHQEELPFPRRTVLSILGAVRGVGGINSWGADVEPEYHINAGEDICYSFQISKAKSM; from the coding sequence ATGGATTGTATCAATCATAAGGATTCAGATAAATTACAGATTGTCTATGGAGACGTAGTCTTAGGAGTCCATGGCAATGGCTTTCATTACCTCTTTTCTTATCAGGTGGGTGGTTTGGAATCCTTAGTAATCGACGGAAAAGAGTGGTTATATCGTAGTCCAAAACCTACTTTTTGGAGAGCAACTACATGCAATGACAGAGGAAATGGATTTCCATTACGTTCTGGAATGTGGCTAAGTGCTGATTGCTTTATCAGATGCAGTGAGATTACATTAAAAATTGATGGTGAAGAGAAAAAGCCTCAAATTGCTCCTGATAATAATCAGTATTCATCAGAGGAATTTACCTCCAACGTCTCAATCACTTTCACTTATGAGACAATAACTGTTCCTTCTACAACTGTAGACGTAGAATATGAGGTGCTTCCATCAGGTATCATCAATGTAAATGTTCATTATCACGGCAACGCTACATTACCTGAACTACCGGTTTTTGGTATGCGATTTATTATGCCAACCAAAGCAACCTCATATCGTTATGAAGGTCTATCAGGTGAAACCTACCCAGATAGAATGGCTGGTGGACTAGAAGGAATTTATGAAATTGAAGGACTTCCAGTTACGAAATATTTGGTACCTCAAGATTGTAATGTACACATGAAGACAAAATGGGTAGAGGTGTACCGTAATACTACGAAAAATAATTCCGATCATGATAACCAGAAATTTGGACTGAAAATTTCCAGTATCAATAAAGAATTTGCATTTTCATGTATTCCTTATACTGCTCTGGAACTGGAGAATGCGACTCATCAGGAAGAACTTCCTTTTCCAAGACGTACTGTTTTGTCCATCCTTGGAGCTGTCAGAGGTGTTGGAGGAATTAATAGTTGGGGTGCAGATGTTGAACCAGAATATCATATCAATGCAGGTGAGGATATATGTTATTCGTTTCAGATTTCAAAAGCGAAGTCCATGTAA
- a CDS encoding aldo/keto reductase, with protein sequence MKQVVIPNTDLKVSNICLGAGNFGDKLNEEEVYQVLDAFVSAGGNFIDTAKVYCSWATGDNSSEQYLGRWLKLRNAYQNVMIATKGGHFYIGDKEKKSRVSRQEIATDLEESLQTLGLDCIGMYYLHRDDKLLPVEEIVDFCEDFVKEGKIRYYAFSNWDIDRAESALDYAKTTGKKGFVALSNQYSLAYVEKKNNMNPDKTLILTDMDYLAWHKKTGIPLIPYTSVANGFFEKLRNSGAYHNGTTQPELLKNTMSERMIRAFINPCNLKRYEILDELQKELGYSMIELSLAYLTNHSAPIIPVVSVRNTMQLEPVVRASEIVLPKDVIAKLDECAK encoded by the coding sequence ATGAAGCAGGTTGTAATACCAAATACAGATTTGAAAGTATCTAATATATGCCTAGGTGCAGGTAACTTTGGTGATAAGCTAAACGAAGAGGAAGTATATCAGGTCCTAGATGCCTTTGTTTCAGCGGGTGGTAACTTTATTGATACAGCGAAAGTATATTGCAGTTGGGCTACAGGCGATAACAGCAGTGAGCAATACCTAGGAAGATGGCTTAAATTACGAAACGCTTATCAAAATGTCATGATAGCGACAAAAGGTGGTCATTTTTACATTGGAGATAAAGAAAAGAAATCTCGTGTAAGTAGACAAGAAATAGCAACTGACCTAGAGGAGAGCTTACAAACTTTGGGACTTGACTGCATTGGAATGTATTATCTACATCGCGATGATAAACTATTACCAGTAGAAGAAATCGTAGATTTCTGCGAGGATTTTGTAAAAGAAGGAAAAATACGCTACTATGCCTTTTCTAACTGGGATATAGACAGAGCAGAGAGTGCTTTAGATTATGCCAAAACTACAGGGAAAAAAGGCTTTGTAGCATTGTCAAATCAGTACAGCCTAGCTTATGTAGAGAAAAAAAATAACATGAATCCGGATAAGACACTTATATTGACTGATATGGATTACCTAGCATGGCATAAGAAGACGGGTATCCCTTTGATCCCTTATACCTCTGTTGCAAATGGATTTTTTGAGAAATTACGAAACAGTGGTGCATATCATAATGGCACTACACAACCGGAACTTCTAAAAAATACAATGTCTGAAAGGATGATAAGAGCTTTTATCAATCCTTGTAATTTAAAGAGATATGAAATTTTAGATGAACTGCAAAAAGAACTTGGATATTCCATGATTGAATTATCGCTTGCTTATTTAACCAATCACAGTGCACCGATTATTCCAGTGGTATCTGTTCGTAATACTATGCAATTAGAACCTGTCGTACGTGCAAGTGAAATTGTATTACCAAAAGACGTAATAGCTAAGCTTGATGAATGTGCGAAATAA
- a CDS encoding glycoside hydrolase family 43 protein: MNYQNPIIRGFYPDPSVCFANGKYYLVCSSMQYFPGVPLFESEDLVNWTQIGHCLTRPDQIALQGVSSSGGVFAPSIRYFEGRFYMTTTNSTTQQNFFVWTDDIYGEWSDHIFIDQDGIDPSLFFENGKSYFMSNGSDAEGISGIVQCEIAIDTGKKLSPSKTIWQGSGGRYLEGPHLYKIKDYYYLVAAEGGTEYGHMVTYARSTSPYGPFEAYPSNPVLTNRNLGGFQIQGVGHGDLIEAPDGSFWMLHLGFRQTGRWTTFHHLGREVFLSPVSFHDDGWFTVGTDGTTSEYVEVPFTYKVQEFKTEYTFCNTDFEKDWCYQRHPSRENYSLSQSQIILNGNSISLDDVDSPTFIGLRQKEFCCRINCDIEIDRGEAGITFYMDENHHYDLAISKYPEGFRVIVRLCIGNIKSIEAEYSLGDSNRASFIIDSNSQQYSFYVKSENEIIHLGTGLTRYLSSEVAGGFTGVIIGLYALDHNSINTAKFKDFKCEYLHE; this comes from the coding sequence ATGAATTATCAAAATCCTATTATTAGGGGATTTTATCCGGATCCAAGTGTATGCTTTGCAAATGGTAAATATTATTTAGTCTGCAGTTCCATGCAGTATTTTCCTGGTGTACCCTTATTTGAAAGCGAGGACTTGGTAAATTGGACTCAGATTGGCCACTGTCTAACAAGACCTGATCAGATTGCATTACAAGGGGTCAGCAGTTCAGGCGGGGTTTTTGCTCCTTCCATACGATATTTTGAAGGTCGATTCTACATGACCACCACGAACTCTACCACTCAGCAGAATTTTTTTGTTTGGACGGATGATATCTATGGTGAATGGTCCGACCATATTTTCATTGATCAGGACGGAATCGATCCATCCCTATTTTTCGAAAACGGAAAAAGTTATTTTATGAGCAACGGATCTGATGCAGAGGGAATATCAGGTATCGTGCAATGTGAAATCGCTATCGACACAGGTAAAAAGCTTTCCCCAAGTAAAACTATCTGGCAGGGTTCAGGTGGTCGTTATTTAGAAGGACCCCATTTATATAAAATCAAAGATTATTATTATCTGGTAGCTGCAGAGGGAGGTACTGAATATGGTCATATGGTCACCTATGCCAGAAGTACTTCTCCTTACGGTCCCTTTGAAGCCTACCCTAGCAATCCGGTCCTTACTAACAGAAACCTAGGTGGTTTTCAAATTCAAGGTGTCGGGCATGGTGATTTGATTGAAGCTCCTGACGGAAGTTTTTGGATGCTTCACCTGGGTTTTCGTCAGACAGGTAGGTGGACTACCTTCCATCATTTAGGAAGGGAAGTATTCCTGTCACCGGTGAGTTTCCATGATGATGGATGGTTTACTGTTGGAACAGACGGAACTACTTCAGAATATGTTGAGGTACCTTTTACATATAAAGTGCAGGAGTTCAAAACCGAATATACTTTTTGTAATACAGACTTTGAGAAGGACTGGTGCTACCAAAGGCATCCTTCTAGGGAAAACTATTCATTATCCCAAAGTCAAATTATATTAAATGGAAACAGTATCTCACTTGATGATGTTGATTCTCCGACTTTTATCGGATTAAGGCAGAAAGAATTCTGCTGTCGCATAAATTGTGATATTGAAATTGACCGTGGTGAAGCAGGCATAACTTTTTACATGGACGAAAACCACCATTATGATCTTGCAATATCGAAATATCCAGAAGGCTTCCGAGTAATCGTAAGGTTATGTATTGGTAATATAAAATCCATTGAAGCTGAATATTCTTTAGGTGATAGCAATCGTGCTTCCTTCATAATTGATTCTAACAGTCAACAGTACAGTTTTTATGTCAAATCAGAAAATGAAATCATCCATCTTGGTACCGGGTTGACCCGTTATCTTTCCTCCGAAGTTGCTGGTGGATTTACCGGAGTTATCATTGGTTTATATGCTCTTGATCATAACTCCATAAATACTGCTAAATTCAAGGATTTTAAATGTGAATACTTGCATGAATGA